The following proteins are co-located in the Helicobacter acinonychis genome:
- a CDS encoding TolC family protein yields MKTTIRFVSLWGLCAALALAQTPSKTPDEIKKILNDYSHKNLTLIDPPTSSLEVSPSFLPSPKETATTINQEIAKYHEKSDKVALGLNELLKGATSNLSLQAQELKVKQAMKNHTISKAMFLPTLNASYNFKNENRDTLDFKHYNTQQLQAEVKLNVFNGFSDVNNVREKVATYRSTVANLEYSRQSVYLQVVQQYYEYFNNLARMIALQKKLEQIKTDIKRVTKLYNEGLTTIDDLQSLKAQGNLSEYDILDMQFALEQNRLTLEYLTNLNVENLKKTTIDAPDLQLRERQDLASLREQINAIKYQGKQLNYYPKVDVYDSWLYWIQKPAYALGAFGNFFPGQQNTAGVTATMNFLDDIGLSLQKQSIMLGRLANEKTLAYKKLEQEKDEQLYRKSLDIARAKIESSKASLDAANLSFANIKRKYDANIVDFTTYLRGLTTRFDAEVAYNLALNNYEVQKANYIFNSGHKIDDYVH; encoded by the coding sequence ATGAAGACGACTATAAGATTTGTTAGTTTGTGGGGCTTGTGTGCTGCTTTAGCTTTGGCGCAAACCCCTTCTAAAACCCCAGATGAAATCAAAAAAATTCTCAACGATTACAGCCATAAGAATTTAACGCTCATTGATCCGCCGACAAGCTCTTTAGAGGTATCGCCGAGTTTCTTACCCTCGCCTAAAGAAACAGCGACCACTATCAATCAAGAGATTGCTAAATACCACGAAAAAAGCGATAAGGTCGCTTTAGGGTTGAATGAATTGCTTAAGGGGGCCACTTCAAATCTCAGTTTGCAAGCGCAAGAGCTCAAAGTCAAGCAGGCGATGAAAAACCACACCATCTCTAAAGCGATGTTTTTGCCCACTTTGAACGCGAGTTATAATTTTAAAAATGAAAATAGGGATACCCTAGACTTTAAGCACTATAACACGCAACAACTCCAAGCTGAAGTTAAACTGAATGTGTTTAATGGCTTTAGCGATGTGAATAATGTCAGAGAAAAGGTTGCAACTTACCGCTCCACCGTGGCTAATTTAGAATACAGCCGCCAGAGTGTGTATTTGCAAGTGGTGCAACAATATTATGAGTATTTTAACAACCTCGCTCGCATGATCGCTTTGCAAAAGAAATTAGAGCAAATCAAAACGGATATTAAAAGGGTTACCAAGCTTTATAATGAAGGGCTAACCACGATTGATGATTTGCAAAGTTTGAAAGCGCAAGGGAATTTGAGCGAATACGATATTTTGGATATGCAATTTGCTTTGGAGCAAAACCGCTTGACTTTGGAGTATTTGACCAACCTTAATGTGGAAAATTTAAAGAAAACCACGATTGATGCACCTGATTTGCAATTAAGAGAGAGACAAGATTTGGCCTCTTTAAGGGAGCAAATCAATGCGATTAAATACCAAGGCAAGCAGCTCAATTACTACCCTAAAGTAGATGTGTATGACTCATGGCTTTATTGGATCCAAAAACCCGCCTACGCTTTGGGAGCCTTTGGGAACTTCTTCCCAGGCCAGCAAAACACCGCCGGAGTGACTGCGACCATGAATTTTTTGGATGATATAGGTTTGAGTTTGCAAAAACAATCCATCATGTTAGGCAGATTGGCGAATGAAAAAACCTTGGCTTATAAAAAGTTAGAGCAAGAAAAAGACGAACAACTTTACAGAAAGTCGCTTGATATTGCTAGGGCTAAGATTGAATCTTCCAAAGCTAGTTTGGATGCGGCTAACCTTTCTTTTGCCAATATTAAGAGAAAATACGACGCTAATATAGTGGATTTCACCACTTATTTGAGGGGTTTAACCACTCGCTTTGATGCCGAAGTGGCTTACAATTTAGCGCTCAACAATTATGAAGTACAAAAAGCCAATTACATTTTCAACAGTGGGCATAAAATAGACGACTATGTGCATTGA
- the hefC gene encoding efflux RND transporter permease subunit HefC produces MYKTAINRPITTLMFAFAIIFFGVMGFKKLTVALFPKIDLPTVVVTTTYPGASAEIIESKVTDKIEESVMGIDGIKKITSTSARNVSVVVIEFELEKPNEEALNDVVNKISSVRFDDSSIQKPSVNKFDTDSQAIISLFVSSSSVPATTLNDYAKNTIKPMLQKISGVGGVQLNGFRERQIRIYADPTLMNKYNLTYADLFSTLKAENIEVDGGRIVNSQRELSILVNANSYSVADVEKIQVGNHVRLGDIAKIEIGLEEDNTFASFKDKPGVILEIQKIAGANEIEIVDRVYEALKHIQAISPSYEIRPFLDTTSYIRTSIEDVKFDLVLGAVLAVLVVFAFLRNGTITLVSAISIPISIMGTFALIQWIGFSLNMLTMVALTLAIGIIIDDAIVVIENIHKKLEMGMEKRKASYEGVKEIGFALVAISAMLLSVFVPIGNMKGIIGRFFQSFGITVALAIALSYVVVVTIIPMVSSVIVNPRHSRFYVWSEPFFKALESHYTKLLQWVLNHKLIVFIAVVLVFVGSLFVASKLGMDFMLKEDRGRFQVWIRAKPGVSIDYMTKKVKGFQEAIQKHDEVEFTTLQVGYGTTQSPFKAKIFVQLKPLEERKKERKLGQFELMSALRKELKSMPEAKDLESINLSEVSLLGGGGDSSSFQTHVFAQSQEAVDKSVANLKKLLLESPALKGKVEGFHTSTSESQPQLQLKILRQNANKYGVSAQTIGSVVSSAFSGTSQASVFKEYGKEYDIIIRVPDDKRVSVEDIKRLQVRNKYDKLMFLDALVEITETKSPSSISRYNRQRSVTVLAQPNRSAGVSLGEILTQVSQNTKEWLVEGANYRFTGEADNAKETNREFLIALATAFVLIYMILAALYESILEPFIIMVTMPLSFSGAFFALGLVHQPLSMFSMIGLILLIGMVGKNATLLIDVANEERKKGLNIQEAILFAGKTRLRPILMTTIAMVCGMLPLALASGDGAAMKSPIGIAMSGGLMISMVLSLLIVPVFYRLLAPIDDKIKRFYQNQKALE; encoded by the coding sequence ATGTATAAAACAGCGATAAATCGTCCTATTACGACCTTAATGTTTGCTTTTGCAATCATCTTTTTTGGGGTCATGGGTTTTAAAAAATTGACCGTGGCACTTTTCCCTAAAATTGATTTGCCCACGGTGGTGGTTACCACGACTTATCCTGGGGCTAGCGCTGAAATCATAGAGAGTAAGGTAACCGACAAGATTGAAGAGTCGGTAATGGGGATTGATGGGATTAAAAAAATCACTTCCACAAGCGCTAGGAATGTGAGTGTTGTCGTCATTGAATTTGAGTTGGAAAAGCCTAATGAAGAAGCCCTAAACGATGTGGTCAATAAAATTTCTTCGGTGCGTTTTGATGACTCTAGTATCCAAAAACCCTCCGTGAATAAATTTGATACCGATAGCCAGGCCATTATTTCATTGTTTGTGAGCAGTTCAAGCGTGCCAGCTACAACCTTGAATGATTACGCTAAAAACACCATCAAACCCATGCTCCAAAAGATCAGTGGGGTAGGGGGCGTGCAACTCAATGGCTTTAGGGAGCGCCAGATCAGAATTTATGCTGACCCTACTTTGATGAATAAATACAACTTGACTTATGCGGATCTTTTCAGCACGCTTAAGGCTGAGAATATAGAGGTTGATGGGGGGCGCATTGTCAATAGCCAGAGAGAATTATCAATTCTAGTCAATGCGAATAGTTATAGCGTTGCGGATGTAGAAAAGATCCAAGTGGGCAACCATGTGCGCCTTGGCGATATTGCAAAAATTGAAATCGGTTTGGAAGAGGATAATACTTTTGCGAGCTTTAAAGACAAGCCCGGAGTGATTTTAGAAATCCAAAAGATTGCAGGAGCGAATGAAATTGAGATCGTGGATAGGGTGTATGAAGCTTTAAAACACATTCAAGCCATAAGCCCTAGCTATGAAATCAGACCTTTTTTAGACACTACGAGTTATATCCGCACCTCTATTGAAGATGTGAAATTTGACTTGGTTTTAGGGGCGGTTTTAGCGGTTTTGGTGGTGTTTGCATTCTTGCGTAATGGCACGATCACTTTGGTTTCAGCGATCTCTATCCCTATTTCTATCATGGGGACTTTTGCCCTTATCCAATGGATAGGATTTTCGCTCAACATGCTCACCATGGTGGCTTTAACGCTAGCGATAGGGATCATCATTGATGATGCGATCGTGGTGATTGAAAATATCCACAAAAAGCTAGAAATGGGTATGGAAAAACGGAAAGCGAGCTATGAGGGGGTGAAGGAAATTGGCTTTGCGTTAGTGGCGATTTCAGCGATGTTGCTTTCAGTTTTTGTGCCCATAGGGAATATGAAGGGCATTATTGGGCGCTTTTTTCAAAGTTTTGGGATCACGGTGGCTTTAGCGATCGCTTTATCGTATGTGGTGGTAGTGACGATTATCCCCATGGTAAGCTCGGTTATCGTTAATCCTAGGCATTCTCGTTTCTATGTGTGGAGTGAGCCTTTTTTTAAGGCTTTAGAGTCTCATTACACTAAATTGCTTCAATGGGTTTTAAACCACAAGCTCATTGTATTTATAGCGGTGGTTTTGGTGTTCGTGGGTTCGCTTTTTGTGGCTTCTAAACTTGGCATGGACTTCATGCTTAAAGAAGATAGGGGGAGGTTTCAAGTGTGGATTAGGGCTAAACCTGGCGTGAGCATAGATTACATGACAAAAAAGGTTAAAGGCTTTCAAGAAGCGATTCAAAAGCATGATGAGGTGGAATTCACCACTTTGCAAGTGGGTTATGGCACCACGCAAAGCCCTTTTAAAGCGAAGATTTTTGTGCAGCTCAAGCCTTTAGAAGAGCGCAAAAAAGAGCGCAAATTGGGGCAATTTGAGTTGATGAGTGCTTTAAGGAAAGAGTTAAAAAGCATGCCGGAAGCTAAAGATTTGGAGAGCATCAATCTTTCTGAAGTCTCTCTTTTAGGCGGTGGTGGGGATAGCTCGTCCTTTCAAACCCATGTGTTCGCTCAGTCTCAAGAAGCGGTGGATAAAAGCGTGGCGAATTTGAAAAAATTATTATTGGAAAGCCCTGCATTAAAAGGCAAGGTTGAGGGCTTCCACACAAGCACGAGCGAATCGCAACCGCAATTGCAACTCAAAATCTTAAGGCAAAACGCTAACAAATACGGCGTGAGCGCTCAAACCATTGGTTCGGTGGTGAGCTCTGCATTTTCTGGGACTTCGCAAGCGAGCGTGTTCAAAGAATACGGCAAAGAATACGACATAATCATCAGAGTGCCTGATGATAAGCGCGTTTCTGTGGAGGACATTAAACGCTTGCAGGTGCGTAATAAATACGATAAATTGATGTTTTTGGACGCTTTAGTGGAAATCACAGAAACTAAAAGCCCATCTAGCATCTCTCGTTACAACCGCCAGCGTAGCGTCACGGTGCTCGCTCAACCTAATAGGAGTGCGGGCGTTTCTTTGGGCGAAATTTTAACGCAAGTGAGCCAAAACACTAAAGAATGGTTGGTTGAAGGGGCGAATTACAGATTTACCGGTGAAGCGGATAACGCCAAAGAGACTAATAGGGAGTTTTTGATCGCTCTAGCGACAGCGTTTGTGTTGATTTATATGATTTTAGCAGCATTGTATGAGTCTATTTTAGAGCCTTTTATCATCATGGTTACCATGCCTTTAAGCTTTTCAGGGGCGTTTTTCGCTTTAGGTTTAGTCCATCAGCCTTTAAGCATGTTTTCTATGATAGGCTTGATCTTGCTCATTGGTATGGTGGGTAAAAACGCCACGCTTTTAATTGATGTCGCTAATGAAGAGCGTAAAAAAGGCTTGAATATTCAAGAAGCCATTTTATTTGCCGGTAAAACCCGTTTAAGACCTATTTTAATGACCACCATTGCGATGGTTTGCGGTATGCTGCCTTTGGCGTTAGCGAGTGGGGATGGAGCGGCGATGAAATCCCCCATAGGGATTGCGATGAGTGGGGGCTTAATGATTTCTATGGTGTTGAGCTTACTGATTGTACCGGTGTTTTATCGTTTGCTCGCTCCCATAGACGATAAGATCAAGCGGTTTTATCAAAACCAAAAAGCTTTAGAATGA
- the hemE gene encoding uroporphyrinogen decarboxylase yields MIFIDACFKKETPYTPIWMMRQAGRYLSEYQESRKKAGSFLELCKNSDLATEVTLQPVEILGVDAAILFSDILVVPLEMGLDLEFIPKKGPHFLETITDLKSVDSLKVGAYKRLNYVYDTISQTRQKLSKDKALIGFCGSPWTLATYMIESEGSKSYAKSKKMLYSEPEVLHTLLEKLSAELIEYLSLQIQAGVNAVMIFDSWANALEKEAYLKFSWDYLKKISKELKKRYARIPVILFPKGVGAYLDSIDGEFDVFGVDWGTPLEMAKKILGDKYVLQGNLEPTRLYDKNALEEGVEKILKIMGNKGHIFNLGHGMLPDLPRENAKYLVQLVHNKTKH; encoded by the coding sequence ATGATTTTCATTGATGCATGTTTTAAAAAAGAAACACCTTACACGCCTATTTGGATGATGAGGCAAGCGGGGCGTTATCTTAGCGAATACCAAGAGAGCCGAAAGAAAGCTGGGAGTTTCTTGGAATTGTGTAAAAATAGCGATCTAGCCACAGAAGTGACTTTACAGCCGGTAGAGATCTTAGGCGTGGATGCGGCTATTTTGTTTAGCGATATTTTGGTAGTGCCTTTGGAAATGGGCTTAGATTTGGAATTTATCCCTAAAAAGGGACCGCATTTTTTAGAGACTATTACGGATTTAAAAAGCGTGGATAGCCTTAAAGTAGGGGCATATAAGCGGCTAAATTATGTCTATGATACGATCTCTCAAACGCGCCAAAAACTTTCTAAAGATAAGGCGTTGATCGGTTTTTGCGGATCACCTTGGACTTTGGCGACTTACATGATAGAGAGTGAGGGGAGTAAATCGTATGCTAAAAGCAAAAAAATGCTTTATAGCGAGCCTGAAGTTTTGCACACACTTTTAGAAAAGTTAAGCGCTGAATTGATAGAGTATTTGAGCCTTCAAATCCAAGCTGGGGTCAATGCGGTGATGATCTTTGATTCATGGGCGAATGCTTTAGAAAAAGAAGCTTATTTGAAATTCAGCTGGGATTATTTGAAAAAAATCTCCAAAGAGCTTAAAAAACGTTATGCACGCATTCCGGTCATCCTTTTCCCTAAAGGGGTCGGTGCTTATTTGGATAGCATAGATGGGGAATTTGATGTGTTTGGGGTGGATTGGGGCACGCCTTTAGAAATGGCAAAAAAGATTTTAGGCGATAAATATGTTTTGCAAGGGAATTTAGAACCCACCCGCCTTTATGATAAAAACGCTTTAGAAGAGGGCGTTGAAAAGATTCTAAAAATCATGGGCAATAAGGGGCATATTTTTAATTTAGGGCATGGGATGTTGCCGGATTTACCTAGAGAAAATGCGAAATATTTAGTGCAATTAGTGCATAATAAAACCAAGCACTAG
- a CDS encoding outer membrane beta-barrel protein, whose translation MKKIVPLLVLWVGLLGAFEPKKSHIYFGAMVGLAPIEITPKPVSNSSYAAFLWGAKGGYQFAFFKALAIRGEFSYLMAIKPTAFHTTNTSLLSLNIDALSDFYTYKKYSFGVYGGVGIGYFYQNDRLEMGNGSFMGYNGLFNAGLFSTIDKHHCVELGAKIPFSKTRNSFKDPYFLESVFFHVAYSYAF comes from the coding sequence ATGAAAAAGATTGTTCCGCTTTTGGTTTTATGGGTGGGTTTGTTAGGGGCGTTTGAGCCTAAAAAAAGCCATATTTATTTTGGGGCTATGGTGGGTTTAGCCCCTATTGAAATAACCCCAAAACCGGTTAGCAATTCTTCTTATGCCGCTTTTTTATGGGGGGCTAAAGGGGGGTATCAATTCGCTTTTTTTAAAGCTTTAGCAATAAGGGGTGAATTTTCTTACCTCATGGCGATCAAGCCCACGGCATTCCATACGACTAACACTTCTTTATTGAGCTTAAATATTGATGCATTGAGCGATTTTTACACTTACAAAAAATACAGCTTTGGGGTGTATGGGGGAGTTGGGATAGGATATTTTTACCAAAACGATCGTTTAGAGATGGGGAATGGCTCGTTTATGGGGTATAACGGCTTGTTTAACGCTGGGCTTTTTAGCACAATTGACAAACACCACTGCGTAGAGCTTGGGGCTAAAATCCCTTTTTCAAAAACCAGAAATTCTTTTAAAGATCCTTATTTTTTAGAGAGCGTTTTTTTCCATGTAGCTTATAGTTATGCGTTCTAA
- the hefB gene encoding efflux RND transporter periplasmic adaptor subunit HefB: MIRKILIGFFLSLLSLEAGEKVYAIFNVQAMQDSKLTLDSTGIVDSIKVTEGSVVKKGDILLLLYNQDKQAQSDSTEQQLIFAKKQYQRYSRIGGAVDKNTLESYEFAYRRLESDYAYSIAVLNKTILRAPFDGVVASKNIQVGEGVSANSTVLLRLVSHARKLVIEFDSKYINAVKVGDTYTYSVDGDSNQHEVKITKIYPTVDENTRKVSAEALLSNPMAVGLFGDGFIQTK, encoded by the coding sequence ATGATACGAAAAATTTTAATAGGGTTTTTTTTAAGTCTTTTGAGTTTGGAAGCTGGTGAGAAAGTGTATGCGATTTTCAATGTGCAAGCGATGCAAGATTCCAAACTCACTCTGGATAGCACAGGGATTGTGGATAGCATTAAGGTCACTGAGGGGAGCGTGGTCAAAAAGGGCGATATTTTATTGCTTTTGTATAATCAAGATAAGCAGGCTCAAAGCGACTCTACCGAGCAACAACTCATTTTTGCCAAAAAACAATACCAACGATACAGTAGAATTGGGGGTGCTGTGGATAAAAACACTCTAGAGAGTTATGAATTCGCTTACAGGCGCTTGGAGTCTGATTACGCTTATTCTATTGCAGTGTTGAATAAAACCATTTTAAGAGCCCCTTTTGATGGCGTGGTGGCGAGCAAAAACATTCAAGTGGGTGAAGGGGTGAGCGCGAACAGTACGGTGCTGCTTAGATTAGTCAGTCATGCAAGGAAATTGGTCATTGAATTTGATTCCAAATACATCAATGCGGTCAAGGTGGGGGACACTTACACTTATTCTGTTGATGGGGATTCCAATCAGCATGAAGTTAAAATCACTAAAATTTATCCCACGGTTGATGAAAACACACGAAAAGTGAGTGCTGAAGCCCTTTTGTCTAATCCTATGGCAGTGGGGCTTTTTGGCGATGGGTTTATCCAAACGAAATAA
- a CDS encoding 3-methyladenine DNA glycosylase has product MLDSFEILKALKGLDLLKNAPSWWWPNALKFEALLGAILTQNTKFEAVLKSLENLKNAFILGNDDEVNLKKIAYIEFSKLTDCVRPSGFYNQKAKRMIVLSENILKDFGSFENFKKEVTREWLLDQKGIGKESADAILCYVCAKEVMVVDKYSYLFLKKLGIEIEDYDELQNFFEKGIQENLNSALVLYGNSISLAQLYARFHGKIVEFSKQKLELKL; this is encoded by the coding sequence GTGTTAGATAGTTTTGAAATTTTAAAGGCTTTAAAGGGTTTGGATCTATTGAAAAACGCTCCCAGTTGGTGGTGGCCCAATGCACTTAAATTTGAAGCTCTATTAGGGGCGATTTTAACGCAAAACACTAAATTTGAAGCCGTTTTAAAATCGTTAGAAAATCTAAAAAACGCTTTCATTTTAGGGAATGATGATGAAGTCAATCTCAAAAAGATCGCTTATATAGAGTTTTCAAAACTCACAGATTGTGTCCGCCCTAGCGGGTTTTATAACCAAAAAGCCAAACGCATGATCGTTTTGAGTGAAAACATTTTAAAAGACTTTGGAAGTTTTGAAAATTTTAAAAAAGAAGTTACTAGAGAGTGGCTTTTAGATCAAAAAGGCATTGGCAAAGAAAGTGCAGATGCGATTTTATGTTATGTATGCGCTAAAGAAGTGATGGTGGTGGATAAATATAGCTATCTTTTTTTGAAAAAATTAGGTATAGAAATAGAAGATTATGACGAATTGCAAAATTTTTTTGAAAAAGGCATTCAAGAGAATTTAAATTCCGCTTTAGTGCTTTATGGAAACAGCATTTCTTTGGCGCAACTTTATGCGAGATTTCATGGAAAAATCGTAGAATTTTCTAAGCAAAAATTGGAGTTAAAGCTTTGA